The Macrobrachium rosenbergii isolate ZJJX-2024 chromosome 8, ASM4041242v1, whole genome shotgun sequence genome includes a region encoding these proteins:
- the LOC136840678 gene encoding LOW QUALITY PROTEIN: SUN domain-containing ossification factor (The sequence of the model RefSeq protein was modified relative to this genomic sequence to represent the inferred CDS: deleted 3 bases in 2 codons): MKSRVLGTVASPLSHSSYNLQRPVTSSAAAVFVVFLLCALVSRPISARSHSYDNNSVPPVGSKLEHDVVSAIKVRAHDLVANKTVDPSELIDGTKTLFTGTDRKTLSRFSDPRGFFTNVSSKSLTHDHKSSNNAANDFISRGSNSSSYDFRKIIIYPHKKRHQTDDGRDLTAEALSEGDESIKALVGGQIEDVTPEVEKSKDKNDESGADEATLEGADQDQGDTDKEKSHEKRQKKKENEESVTKLEMYLSTDDSDDEAEKEKLEKDEEIAEFKESSVAEESTSIDTKTKTKTGKEKKKSAPDNEWTVSRQKKQPSRRKQKKQLTKQKKNLRWLKFPEEELKDSKLDVGKKLDEGEGTDRKEKGKERVDEKEVETEEESKAQEEEKEKETDSDKDKVEEDQPEKPEEIASDTETCKGKKSSDSKKKDKPKSEEVEEGGVEKSEDTLETYSQFTQRVSAEKKNDATNGHGTNGHSKGSKVKGKNYASPDCGAKLVQANPEASHSSKVIHPSKDEYMLNKCRDKIWFVIELCESIRPQKFDIANFELFSNLPKDIQVFGSHRYPSRDWTSFGWFKGQEGNRGLQSFRIETEDFFKYIKVEVTSNYGSEFYCPISTFQIFGLSEFEVIDTIEDPVEDTDDENEAFTDPPEEVTKKKGKDEGKQGVIPTVLKNMFSGVLDVIKRGYRPSSSADEQGEECYSLRPKFAVENDICPMASTLNYILSCYMMEYEALMQQPFVSSTVKNSSFCRQLALTMCAEPEVNDSIVYDTVCNNSYICVMLSPKHVLAMCFMQDPQVMDKGISCEASGTLSENFSATPELLPSTETPTYVKNADINTSSITRSDAIDTNLNELYDFPSTKSSPEVIKDGKLLVEQPTDKDSAEVIVPESSVESVKSSSKEPKVNGNGAKDKIVKEGDQEATITEAEEKIEAEGSGFGGIDIVEEEIPPSPPEETPTPTSSPTTPSSVQPTELKVSNSPTNKESVVVRLSNKIKALEYNMSISSQYLEELSRRYKRQMEEMQRQFNLTIAALNDTSRQAYERDQHHQRDIEKLEEQLTNVSNILQKLVEERETLARTVVEQHVLLMVVEVIVLCMVFTICSKRRSNYRHGADYANTRRNQTPSEDPSNSGLDQDNNCFNPDSQGRIRVRRRSVDSITSERNSRLRQRRPSEEALNISGTYQDLLIIEPAIPILMDSVSDRKKKRKANSGTLKRSKSNASIMDKSAASRRAKRIEKLNVSSAGVLFCGDEVDSKTPESPPHASPGYVQNSLDMYGLMNDTMSNDDGNVFYDNMEKSSESHTRSVVSEIHYTDGVQNLGSVSKRHSFSCATCDNLPKKDRFTKSLSLCSSFEKSKSTQEKVKKIKKQKKSKTKESTTACTDTSQMQNVFPSYNNDYYYPKPNGISCCSSIEPYNGYYYNGHNSVHFSEDTNEHCGLSYSRTEDIPVNGDYSNGVDAVESDHYRHVSEFSHTNHDTQSVNEKKKLSPKVKSKVKLRSDNWEWYSSQHAGSSSSETVSTCSDSSGKGRKVRSEEHIADGEKIEERKGKRKKKSKSKASVLLEEETALEVEAGT, translated from the exons tgTACCTCCTGTTGGCAGCAAATTAGAACATGATGTCGTCAGTGCCATAAAGGTCAGGGCACATGACCTAGTTGCCAATAAAACCGTTGACCCCTCGGAACTTATAGACGGCACCAAAACCCTCTTCACTGGCACAGACAGGAAAACGCTTAGCAGATTCTCAGATCCAAGAGGTTTTTTCACCAACGTATCTTCCAAGAGTTTAACCCATGACCACAAGAGTAGTAACAATGCTGCCAATGACTTCATCTCCAGGGGTAGCAATTCAAGTAGCTATGATTTTAGGAAGATCATCATTTATCCTCATAAGAAAAGGCACCAGACTGATGATGGAAGAGACTTGACGGCTGAGGCCCTGTCTGAAGGCGATGAAAGTATCAAGGCGTTAGTTGGTGGTCAGATTGAGGATGTTACCCCAGAAGTAGAAAAGTCAAAggataaaaatgatgaaagtggAGCAGATGAGGCAACTTTGGAAGGAGCTGATCAagaccaaggagacactgataAGGAAAAGTCTCATGAAAAGAggcagaagaaaaaggagaacgAAGAGTCAGTTACAAAGTTAGAAATGTACCTCAGTACTGACGATTCTGACGATGAAGCGGAAAAGGAGAAGCTAGAAAAGGACGAAGAAATAGCCGAGTTCAAAGAGTCCTCGGTCGCTGAAGAGTCCACGTCCATAGATACCAAAACCAAAACTAAGacagggaaagagaagaaaaaatctgCCCCTGACAATGAA TGGACAGTGTCGAGGCAAAAGAAGCAGCCCAgcagaaggaaacagaaaaagcagttgacaaaacagaagaaaaacctgAGGTGGTTGAAATTTCCAGAGGAAGAGCTGAAGGACAGTAAATTAGACGTAGGGAAGAAGCTGGACGAAGGTGAGGGAACCgacaggaaggaaaaagggaaagaaagagtagACGAGAAGGAAGTAGAAACAGAGGAGGAGAGCAAAGctcaggaagaggagaaggaaaaggaaactgacagtgacAAAGACAAGGTGGAGGAGGATCAGCCTGAGAAGCCAGAGGAAATAGCATCCGACACAGAG ACCTGTAAAGGGAAGAAGTCTTCCGATTCCAAGAAGAAGGACAAACCAAAGTCGGAGGAGGTAGAAGAAGGTGGGGTTGAGAAATCAGAAGATACTCTGGAGACGTATAGTCAGTTCACTCAGCGTGTTAGtgcagagaagaaaaatgatg CTACCAACGGTCATGGAACTAATGGTCACAGCAAGGGTTCCAAAGTGAAGGGCAAGAATTATGCTTCACCAGATTGTGGGGCTAAACTAGTCCAAGCTAATCCAGAGGCATCCCATTCTTCAAAG GTTATTCATCCAAGTAAAGACGAATACATGTTAAACAAATGTCGTGATAAAATATGGTTCGTCATAGAGTTGTGTGAAAGTATTCGTCCACAAaag TTTGATATTGCCAATTTTGAGCTCTTCAGCAACTTACCCAAGGACATCCAAGTTTTTGGCAGCCACCGCTATCCATCTCGGGATTGGACCTCTTTTGGATGGTTTAAGGGACAAGAAGGAAACAGAGGTCTTCAGTCCTTTCGTATTGAGACTGAAGATTTTTTCAAGTACATTAAG GTGGAAGTCACGAGCAATTATGGATCAGAATTCTACTGTCCAATATCAACTTTTCAAATATTTGGCTTATCAGAATTTGAAGTTATAGACACCATAGAAGACCCCGTAGAAGacactgatgatgaaaatgaGGCATTTACTGATCCACCAGAAGAAGTCACAAAGAAGAAGGGTAAAG ATGAAGGTAAACAAGGCGTTATTCCTACAGTACTGAAGAATATGTTTAGTGGAGTGTTAGATGTTATTAAAAGAGGGTACAGGCCATCTAGCAGTGCCGATGAGCAAGGAGAAGAATGTTACTCTCTCCGCCCGAAGTTTGCCGTGGAGAATGACATTTGCCCAATGGCTAGCACTTTGAATTACATTCTGTCATGCTATATGATGGAATACGAAGCTTTGATGCAGCAGCCATTTGTATCTTCTACGGTCAAAAACTCTAGTTTTTGTCGACAGTTAGCTTTGACAATGTGTGCTGAACCAGAAGTGAATGATAGCATTGTGTACGATACAGTATGCAATAACAGTTACATTTGTGTGATGCTTTCCCCAAAGCATGTGCTGGCTATGTGTTTTATGCAAGATCCTCAAGTCATGGACAAAGGGATCTCTTGTGAGGCTAGTGGCACCCTCTCAGAAAACTTTTCTGCAACACCAGAGCTGCTCCCTTCAACGGAGACTCCAACTTACGTTAAAAATGCAGACATCAACACTTCAAGCATAACGAGGTCAGATGCAATTGACACAAATCTTAATGAATTATATGATTTTCCGAGTACAAAAAGCAGCCCAGAAGTCATTAAAGATGGGAAGTTATTAGTAGAGCAGCCCACAGACAAGGACTCTGCAGAAGTAATTGTTCCTGAAAGTTCAGTGGAAAGTGTAAAGTCATCTTCCAAGGAGCCAAAAGTAAATGGTAATGGAGCTAAAGATAAAATTGTTAAAGAAGGTGATCAAGAAGCTACTATCACAGAAGCCGAAGAGAAAATTGAAGCAGAAGGTTCAGGGTTTGGAGGAATAGATATTGTGGAAGAAGAAATTCCACCCAGCCCTCCTGAAGAAACTCCCACTCCTACCAGTAGTCCAACTACACCATCAAGTGTACAACCAACAGAACTCAAAGTATCCAACTCTCCAACAAACAAAGAATCTGTTGTGGTGCGACTCTCCAACAAAATCAAA GCTCTTGAATACAACATGTCCATAAGCAGTCAGTACTTAGAGGAGCTGAGTCGACGATACAAACGTCAGATGGAGGAAATGCAGCGACAGTTCAACCTGACCATTGCAGCCTTGAATGATACCTCTCGGCAAGCGTATGAAAGGGATCAGCATCATCAGAGAGACATAGAAAAACTAGAAGAGCAGTTAACCAATGTTAGCAACATCCTCCAGAAATTAGTGGAAGAGCGAGAGACACTTGCTCGGACAGTAGTGGAGCAGCACGTGTTACTGATGGTAGTGGAAGTCATTGTGTTATGTATGGTGTTCACCATTTGTTCAAAACGAAGGAGCAACTACAGGCATGGTGCTGACTATGCTAATACAAGAAGGAATCAG aCTCCAAGTGAAGACCCGTCTAATTCAGGTTTAGACCAAGATAACAACTGCTTCAATCCAGATAGCCAAGGACGAATCAGGGTTCGCAGAAGATCTGTAGACAGCATTACGTCAGAAAGAAACTCGCGCCTAAGACAACGCAGGCCTAGTGAAGAAGCTCTCAACATATCTG gtacttaCCAAGATCTGTTGATAATTGAACCTGCTATTCCTATCCTGATGGATTCAGTCAGCGACCGTAAGAAGAAGCGGAAGGCCAATAGTGGCACTCTCAAACGCTCAAAATCAAATGCAAGTATCATGGATAAATCTGCTGCCTCAAGAAGAGCAAAACGCATTGAAAAACTTAATGTATCAAGTGCCGGAGTCTTATTCTGTGGAGATGAAGTGGATTCCAAGACACCTGAGTCTCCCCCTCATGCAAGTCCAGGTTATGTTCAGAATTCTCTAGATATGTATGGGCTGATGAATGATACCATGtctaatgatgatggtaatgtgTTTTATGATAATATGGAGAAGTCTAGTGAGTCACACACGAGATCAGTTGTCTCTGAAATACATTATACAGATGGGGTTCAGAACCTAGGGTCAGTTTCGAAGAGACATTCTTTTTCTTGTGCGACCTGTGATAATTTACCGAAGAAAGATAGGTTTACAAAATCCCTATCTTTGTGTAGTTCTTTTGAAAAGTCTAAAAGTactcaagaaaaagtaaaaaagataaaaaaacagaagaaatctAAAACGAAGGAAAGTACGACTGCTTGTACTGATACATCCCAAATGCAGAATGTTTTCCCTTCTTAcaataacgattattattatccaaaacctAATGGCATTTCATGCTGTTCATCTATTGAACCTTATAATGGTTACTATTATAATGGCCATAATAGTGTTCATTTTAGTGAAGATACAAATGAACATTGTGGCCTTTCATACAGTCGTACAGAAGACATACCAGTTAATGGCGATTATTCAAATGGAGTTGATGCTGTGGAGAGTGATCATTATAGACATGTAAGTGAATTTTCTCATACGAATCATGATACTCAAAGcgtaaatgaaaagaagaaattgtCCCCAAAAGTGAAATCGAAGGTAAAGTTACGATCAGATAACTGGGAGTGGTACTCGTCTCAGCATGCAGGAAGCAGCAGCAGCGAAACTGTCAGTACATGTAGTGACTCAAGCGGGAAAGGTCGTAAGGTAAGGTCGGAAGAGCACATAGCAGATGGGGAGAAAATTGAAGagaggaaaggtaaaagaaagaagaagtccAAAAGCAAGGCTTCTGTGTTATTAGAGGAAGAGACAGCCCTAGAGGTGGAAGCAGGGACGTGA